DNA from Rosa rugosa chromosome 6, drRosRugo1.1, whole genome shotgun sequence:
TCGAtgcaaaccaccaccacagggaGGACCGCAAGGCAAGTCTGAGTTGATCGGGGTGAGCACCGTCACCGGAGGTGGCCGAAATCGGCCGGAAAAGTCTGGTAGGTTTTCCGGGTTTGGGTCAGGTCAGACGCAAAACCTCCAGATCCTAGGGTTTCGATGAGGGGgaacagagagaaagaatatttccaaaaagggaaatttccgaaaatgtaAATAATGAAATTCCCAAAACAGaaacctctatttatagtaatttccaAAATTAGAAGAAACTTCcgttgaccataactttctcatacgaactctgatttccgTGTGCCATATGTCAACAAACttgtatcgatgcgctctacaactttcgtgaataaagtttttggagaaacccaacgaataaaaatcCAACCCTTTGACCtctcgaaaataaaacgtttctagtaattattcgtccgaaatacttccacCTCATCCTCACTACGTACACATAGTAACAACTACagaataaattccggaaaattgTTGGAAAATAATGACgaattttcagaatattatgttctaccctccttaaagaaattttgtCTCGAAATTTAAATGTACAACCACCAACAAGTATGGATAAATCATCCTCGAATCCAATTCTCATTCCTCAGGAAAATGCTCTCCTCTCGAAGTACAACTTACCTCGACCAATTATGGATACAGGTACCCTACTCAGTATCACAACAGTATATGTATCACTTCATCAATAATGCAACCCTTGCATTACAAGAATCGAAAATGAAACCTTCATTTTAACTCAAATCCACGATAGCCTATGCATCACAACTCATTAAGTGTCTACCCATCCTGGAACACAAAATCAAGTTATAGTTTGGCCCCGCCTGACCCACACCTAAATCATCATCTGTCATTGCAATCACAATCAAAGTGGTATAGACCCTCTACTACCACAACAATGAAGGATGTATCACACAACATGTCACACTCAAAAGTCTAACTGTAGACAACAGGCAAAACCCAACACAACACACAGAAAGAAGTACTCTACTATCACATGTCATTCTAACAACAAAAGCAGAATTAGATAAGGTACCTTCTTCCCTAGCACCCTGCTGAACAACAGCAAACACCCTCGCCTTTTCCTGAGGTAGTTGCCTCTGTTGATTCCCTTGTCCCCCACCTTGTGCCTGGGTACAATCCCTAGAGTAATGCCCTGCCTGGCCACATTTAAGGCATATTACATTCTTCGGCTTCGTACAACCCTTGGCAGTATAACCCATCTCGTTGCAATTGAAACACCTCAGGGGTGCCACCTGCCTTACAGGTGCAGCTGCTTCTTTAGCTGGCGCCTGTTGATTAGTCATCCGCCTCTTCCAGGACCCATCCTGATTGTTTTTCCTCTCACTGCTCTCAACAATTTCCTTTCCCTTCCCTCGGGAATCCCTTAAAGCCAATAGCTCATCCTGGCAAGTCTTGTTTTCCTGTTCCATTGCCATGGTCTTAGCCGCGATGAGTTCCATAGTAACTAGGCAGCTCCAGCATAGCCACATCATGCCTAAAGGAAAGTTTCAGTCCCCGCTGAAACTTCTTGGCCAAGCTCAAGACATCCATTGTCCTCACAAAGTGGTATAATTGGGATAATTGAGCTTCATAGTCCCTGACACTCATGTCACCCTAGACCAGAGCAATAAACTCCATCTATAACTGCTCTCTCACCGAAACGGGAAAATACTTGTTCCTGAAGAGTCTCGCAAAACCCTCCCTAAACAGAGTGGATACATCACCTGCCCTTCATATGTGCACTCCCACCACACACGTGCTTCGCTATGAAGCAGAAAGGTAGCTATCTCCCTCTTCTCACCAACGGTGCGGACAACCATCCTAAAGTAGTTCTCCATGTTATCGATCCATTGATCTGCTAACATGTGGTCTGTACCTCTTGAAATGGAACAGCTCCTAGCTTCATAATCTCTCTAGCCAACCTCGCCAAATGAGTGGCATCCACCACCTCAACAACAGGTGGAGTAGGCTGCTCAACATGCGATGCATCCACCTCGTTCTCATGGTAAACCTCTTCCACAGGGGGAATCCCACCTCTTCCTCTAGCCCTACccctacctctgggtctaaCTCGGCCCCTAGCTCTACCTCCTTGTGAATCCATCACATAAGAGCATAACACACTTGGTTAATACTTGCATAACTCTGAACACAAGTATAAGTCAATCAACATGACTTCAATAATCAAACAACTACCCCCGTACGGAAGGATACGGTTTTCCATGAAAAcaatcctcaataactccaccagagttcaatccagaggttcccattcctcagaAGACtgcaactcaaagaagctacacaaaagTTCACAACTTCACAAACAGAGCAGACCAATGCTCTGACGATTCAACACTCTAACCCACAACTTACACTCTTACATACCCAATAATTATAtcaatactgaagagcatcagatggggatccattgcagacgggccatcactcgattttttgggaagcatggtatgcgTTCCTTTTTctcgagttgaaaggttttcctcgttttggtgtgagttgtgtgGTTTTCTGttatgagttactcatacaagctttcataagcttaccaggtttgttgtgtggcaaactggtgcactattcgatagtgtaggggttaatcctgcaggtcagggtaatcgtggctgaagctgagttcCTATAGTTGCAGCTTTACAGTAgcaagccaattttgtgactttaccgctgttaagacttccgctttgtagtaaactctgaggagcatttacttattattttgttgtggcaatttaatttgtaaacttacgtaatatttgactctgcggagtgagtctgtattgacatagtgggttcaagacatcagtatgtacttggtttaaaaggaaaaaaaatttcaggtaTTCTATATTGATGGTTAAAccatcacgcatatataattatgagattatatttgatttttaattttgtttaaaaatcggggcgtgacaaagaATTTTAGAAGGGACATGAACACGTTACATAGCGCAAGAAGACAACTTTATTTCTTACAAGCAACACTACATATCCTCTTGTACCAAAGAATTTCTAAATTAATGAGACTTGGAAGTAAAGAAAAGTTAAAGACACACTTAGAAATAGTACATCTTACACATTACTTCTAAGATTTTAACTACCTAGCTAGGCGGTGGAAAGCTCACTTTGTTAAACATTTccttcctaatttttttttctctctctctctctcgctctcttttAAGGGTGAGAGGCATTGATGCTAGGGAAAAGTAGATTCTGGGTTGTTTTCAAATGAGTAAAAATCCAAATCCTCTAGTGAGAAATCGAAATCCCCAATTGGTGAGTTGGCCACAGAAGTTGAGGCCGATAGTATCTCATGAGTGAGATCAGAATCTGAAGTTTGCACATCATTGCCTACTAGTCCAAAGTGGCATGGTGACACTGCCGCAAAGTAGTCTGATTCGAATGTTGCCGGAGTCCTGAATGTTTGACCGTAGCTACCACCCAGGAAATCGTTCTCAATTGCAGCGAAAACATGGTCTTCCACCACATTGTTTTCAGACTCTATTGGCGTGGGAGAGAAGGAAAATGATGGAAATATCTCCTTTCCCCCCTCCCTAGTGTCCAAATTCTCAGTTTTAACTCTAAGCCCGAAACTGAACGATTTTTCTGGTGTCTGTCTCGGTGTTCCTGCTTCTTGTTTAAGAGAAACATTCTGCTTTCCGTTTAACTGAACGACTAGGTGACAAGTATGTACTCCTGTATAAGTTACCATAAAGATTGTTGGGTCTGCATCTGATTTTTGAACTTGCTTTGTGGCTAGACAACCTTTTGTGTTTCTATGTGTGCATCGATAGTAGCCTCTGCAATACAAGATCAAAACAAGTTAGATACATCATGGTAGGACATGAAAGAATTGATTGTGTACACAAAATTTGTACAATTCAGACCAAGTTCATTGAGAGTGAGATACATGCTTCTCTTTGGACTTGTTCTTTAAAGACGCCAAAAGGAATCAATTGAGAAGCTTAGTAAAGGTGTATTTCAACATCAATATAATCCAAGTTGATCCTAATCCCAAGAAAGGGCACCCTACAACAAAAGCCTCTATTTTGTGGTGCTCGTActaattttgttttattcatcaTGAGGAGGACCCATAATATTATGACCTAGTTTAATGCTAAAAGGTACTAAATGTAAGTAAGAATTGAATGTAAAGCCTATCAGCCGAGGGAAACAGTGACCCCTATACTAGTGAAAGTAAAGCAAATTGCCAAATTCACAGAATTTCACAAGTCAGTACCTAATGCATAGTAGTGCAACTGAATCAGTGCATCATGAATCCATGGAAGCAAGGGTTTTATAGATAGTCTCATAGTCACCTTTTGGAAAAATTTGGATAAGTTCAAGTACTCTTTTGACTTCATCATGCCAATTGTGAAAGAAGcagaaataaacaaataaataaaagatattTGGGTATTCTAGAAGTTGATGTGCTTGATAAGAGACCAATGATTAAAACAGAAGCGAAAGATATTTTCCAACATGGACTTGGGTGGTGGATCTTCAGAGATTCAAACCACTTAACCAAATTTCATGTTTTGTGGTTTGTCTATTCAATTATAATATCATGAAAATATGGCTTTTGAAGGATTAAAATTCTCACCTTGGGTAATTAGCACCAAGGATATCCTTTTGGCCATATTTTCTCCAACTATAGCCATCATCAAGAGAGCCATCTTGTCCTGTTCCAGAGCAAACCTTCACTTCTTCAGTCCACTTGGGCATTGTTTTCCTGCAAAATCCAAAAAATCCAAAACAATCAGAACCAGATCGATCAATTTCAAACATTACTAATTTGGATAAGTAAGGAGTACCCATTTAACAAAACAACTCAAAGAATTAAGTaccttttcttgaagacattcttGTTCTTGCAATCTTGGTCAGAGATCTCACTCAATGGGCTACTACTATTCCCAAATGAACAAGGTGAGTCCAACACTTGGATTTGCTTAGACTCTCCTTCAGAACCAACATCCCTTGTGAGCACAGAGAGTGCCTTTTCATATGAAGATAGTAGCTTTGAAATCAAGAATTCTCCTTCTTGAGATGATGAAGAGTGGTGGAGATGGTTCAGGAGCTTCTCTGCCAGCTCCTTCCCCTGGGTTAACTCACTTTTTAGAATCTTTTGCTCCCAATTACCCATCATACTCTTCCTCTTCTCCATTTAGAAATATGCAACAGAGAAATGCTTGAACCTTGAACTAGAATTTGAAAATTTGCAAGTATTGAGCCAAAGGGTATTTGAAACAAGTGAAATGGGTGAATGTGAAGGTGGGTTGTGATCGGAAACACCAAAACTCTACTTGAGGATTGATGGGTTGGTTTTGCTTAGGGActaagagagggagagaggttGTTATAATGAAGATGGAGAATGTATGTAGAGGAAAGGATGAGGGGCCTCAATTTCTTAGTGAAAGTGTAAGGAAGGGAGGGGGAGATATAAAGGGAGGGTGAGAAAGGAGAAGGAAAAGAGACAGATTTGACTGAAGAAAACCAAATAGTTCTTATTAATTTCTAAAATGGACTAGTTTCTGGTGATTTATGAACTTGTTGGGTAGTGTAGACTTTATAGAATTATAAGCAAAGAAAAGGGAGAGAAAAGTCCAATTGCTGACCAATTCAAACCCAACAGGAAAATCCCATGGAATCACAACTCTCTCTCAAAGACCAGACTAGTTAAGTGGCTAGTGAGCAGCAACGCGGAAAAAGGCTTGAACATTCTTCGTCTCATCCTTGAGGGTGGCCTATTCTATTACTTTGTCTCATGGAATAAAAATGAGGAATATAAAGGCTATACACCTTTTCTCTGTTTTCATTGGGCGATATAGGTTTAAATTATCTGTAATGAAAAGAGATTGGCGATATCATAAAATCTTTTTTTATTTCAGGTATGTTTTTAGATGGTTATCTGTGTGAAAAATTAACCGATTCTAATGTTATTATTTAAATAAAACACACATTTAGTATTTTTCACTATACATTATTACATTTTTTTCACGATTATACTCTTTAAGGAGTGATTCGAACACCATTTTACTGAATGATAAGAGCATACAAAAAGAGAATACAGCCAGTATTCTTGATTTTGAAAAGAGACTGAATATTTCACGTCACAATATTAAATTCATATACTTTACGAGTTATCACATTTTCACATTAGATCAATTATAACGACAACAAATTTAATGATAAAAAAGCAGAAAGAATATATCACCCAACGTTTGAAATCGTCACTTTTAACTATCTTCCTCATCACCTAAATGGAGGCAGAAGAAAACTTTCATCCATTCACACCCAGCTGACGTACGGCGGTGGCGTAATGTGAAAAGCTTTGCTTACGTTGATGTTCATGGATAAGGCCATGTGAGTCACGAGCTCGCCCACAAAACTAAACCACGCCCATTGGATTAAGATTAGGATTAACAATTCATTATTCTTAAACTTCGTTATattcaactcttttttttttttttttatatatatataggaatatAGGATATTCAACTCTTCGTCCAACTCGGTTAAATAAAATACTAGTTAACTATAACATGTCCTAATCTATATAGTAATCTCTCTAAATTATGTATTAGTGTAATATATATGTTATCTGCTCTTGAATTTGGGGTTTGTCTTCTTCAGGAGGAGGTGTATCATCCCATTCCACCTCACCTTTTCAGTTGTTGGTGATAAAGAATTCTTTGCAAGTGTTCATTATCAAATCGACTTCACACCTCATTTTATTCTCCTCATTACTATTTAATTGGAAAAATTTTACGATATTTTTTTAGCACGAAGAATCATCTAATGTTAATCAGTAGATTCAATCAATAGTTAGAGGGTGTGACTGATTAACAGTTAGATTTCATTTAAGGAAGAAGGGTATTGATAATCTAGACCACCGTGTAAAGGTTTCCGCTATTCAGAATGTTTGTTTCTAGATTTCATTTAAGGAAGAAAGGTATTGATAATCTAGACCACCGTAAAGGTTTCCGCTATTTAGAATGTTTGTTTCTAGATTTCATTTAAGGAAGAAGGGTATTGATAATCTAGACCATCGTAAAGGTTTCCGCTATTCAgaatatttatttctttaaatgGATAGCACTTGGCCTACTGACCTTTTCTCCCATTATATGGGTACTATGTCCTTATCTCAGTTACTATCTAAGCATATGACTGCTCAAAAATCGTATAATATatatcatattaaattattCAATAATATTGAGGTGGCACACTCTAAAAcgagaattatatatatatatatataaatatagatcttatccagagcggagctccgctttgaaaatttacatgtgaagttcgagttttgggtcacttttcggtcgcatatccatatctcgaccgttcagtttttaggtactagtgtatcgatcgtctctgcaaattttcagccaaaatgatgatcgttaagacattgataattgccttaaagctagtacggttcaggttgacagattcagtccgtccattggtttaagtgagttagataccttaacgatcatcaatttggctgaaaatttgcagagagaatctatacactagtacctaaaaactgaacggtcgagatgtggatatgcaaccgaaaagtgaccaaaaactcgaacttcacacgttaatttcaaagcggagctccgctctggataggatatatatatatatatatatatatatatatatatatatatatatatatctttatggaaaaaaaatgcaaacaatACTTGACATTTCTCCCATTAGTAACTTTCATACCTCAACTTTAAAAAATATCACTTTAGTACCTGAAGTTCGGACCCCGACCCAACATTAGTATAAGAACCGTTAACTCCATTACAGCATTAGTCAACTGACATAACTTGAAGGACATATAAGTAATTTCAACTGTAAtgttatccttttttttttttttttatttccacgcactctcttctttttcctctctctctctctgctaatTATGGTTGATTTGGATTGGAAAGCAAAGATGGTCTCCTCAGATTACCCAGCAAATCCCCCAGACTCTCCAACAAGCTCCACCACCTCTCCATCCCCGGCTCCTTCCGCGCTGCTTAAATCCAGTTCGACATTTCCGCCGCCTGTCGTCGTACCTTTGACGAACCTCTATCACAACGACAGACGTCGTCCTTGATCACTAACACTAGACCTGAAGAACTTAATTCTTCCAGTCAAATTGAAATCAGAGCGAGCAAGTTTTGATCCACCTCGTATTAGTCTCAAATTGACGTCGGCGACCTCATCTACAATACCGACGGGAGGGGTCTGAGTCCAGGTTCTGCTTTGGGCGAGAGGGAACAGTGTGGGAGTGCATGGAGGAGTTTGAGTAGGGGGAGAGGAGCGATTAGTGATAAGCAGGGAAAAGGGGTTAGGGATTTGGAAGTCAAAGTGAGTCaattgggggttagggttttcaGGGATTTGAAAGATGATGGAAAAATTGGGGTGAAAAAGAATGGAACTTGTGGAGAATTAGAAGTGAAATCGGTGGAAATTGAGAAGAATTTGAATAGGATTCGGTCTAGGGTTTTGGGCCGTTGTGATAGAGAAGCTAATTTGATGACCAACTTTGAAAAACCTAGATGGGGTTGATGGTAGGGTTTTGGAGAGATGCAATAGTGGAAAGAGTAAAAGTAGTGAAAGGGCAGATAGGGTTGATGAAAGAGTTGTGAAGATGACGTCTGCCCACCATCCCGACGTTGACACGTCGCCGACCTCATCAATCCACCGTTCTTCTTCGTCATCATATGCATCTGGATTTGGTGGTAGTGGAGCAGATGGCAGGGGCTGAAAAGAAGCTTCGGAAGAAGTAGAACTGCTAGGTGCATTTGCAGTTGGTCCATTGCAACTCAAACAAGTACTCGAAATTGATTCAATTGAGGATTGAGAGAGTcggagaaattgaaatttggtcaatatgatgatgattttgTTCTCTGATTTCTCTCTCCAATTTTAGACTGTGGTTATCAATAGGCAAGGTACTTGTATTGTGTCGGGCTTCAAATATATAttaggtaccaaagtgatatatataCTTTGGTCAATTGGCGCCAAGAAATCGATTCACTATGATTGAATTGGCGGGAATAGTTGAAAGGACCAGAATACCCCTCAAAGTTTGCCACCTAGCAAACGCTGTAATGGCCAACAATGTTTCAGGTACTAATGTTGGGTTGGGTccaaacttcaggtaccaaagtgatatttttttgAAGTTGAGGTATGAAAGTTATTAATGGGAGAAATGTCAGGTACTGTTTGCATTTTttccccatatatatatatatatatatatatatatatattgtctcAAATAGTCAAATAAAATACTGGCATTATATAACTCaaactaataatttttttttgagttgtaTGTGTCCAAAGACAGCCCTCGAGGTTACAACTTGAAGCAGCCACATCAGGCCACCTAGGTGAGCGGTGAGCCTCACATTTTTATATTCCTTACAATACACTATTCGCTAGAGGAACTACTTAATGTTGTAGTATCATACTAGTCTACGGTAATTTTCTTCGGTTCTCTTTTGCCCTACTCTGAAAATTTCATTAGGTTGGTTTTGTTCCGACCTTTTTTCTTTACTGTAGTTTTGGTATTCGACATTTTTTGTTCATTAGATCTCATGACCTAGGTGTTTTGATATTATCATATTAAacactttgtttttttttaaggggtttggaacccaaccTAACTgagaggctcagccccacgcacGAATATTATTAATAGAAGAATGATGATAGTACATCGAGGGGGATATATAACCTTCACCCCGAGTACTAGTATAAGAATCCTCATAGAGGACATCCTGGATAATCACAGGAGTCTCATCCAGCAAATAATCatctaaataaaataaactagCAAGATGTGCCAATCTATGAGCATATTAAACACCTTTTGTGACTTGTTCATTTGCGgccttccttttttctttttagacaAATTTTCTACTCCTCTTTTTCCAATTATGACATGCTATCAAAAACCTGTGCCCCTTTCATGGGGTATAAGACCATCTGCCATCGTAGGGCATAACTCCATGCTATCATCACC
Protein-coding regions in this window:
- the LOC133716763 gene encoding uncharacterized protein LOC133716763, encoding MAMEQENKTCQDELLALRDSRGKGKEIVESSERKNNQDGSWKRRMTNQQAPAKEAAAPVRQVAPLRCFNCNEMGYTAKGCTKPKNVICLKCGQAGHYSRDCTQAQGGGQGNQQRQLPQEKARVFAVVQQGAREEGTLSNSAFVVRMTCDSRVLLSVCCVGFCLLSTVRLLSVTCCVIHPSLLW
- the LOC133715364 gene encoding probable WRKY transcription factor 46, which gives rise to MEKRKSMMGNWEQKILKSELTQGKELAEKLLNHLHHSSSSQEGEFLISKLLSSYEKALSVLTRDVGSEGESKQIQVLDSPCSFGNSSSPLSEISDQDCKNKNVFKKRKTMPKWTEEVKVCSGTGQDGSLDDGYSWRKYGQKDILGANYPRGYYRCTHRNTKGCLATKQVQKSDADPTIFMVTYTGVHTCHLVVQLNGKQNVSLKQEAGTPRQTPEKSFSFGLRVKTENLDTREGGKEIFPSFSFSPTPIESENNVVEDHVFAAIENDFLGGSYGQTFRTPATFESDYFAAVSPCHFGLVGNDVQTSDSDLTHEILSASTSVANSPIGDFDFSLEDLDFYSFENNPESTFP